The Roseococcus microcysteis genome contains a region encoding:
- the infB gene encoding translation initiation factor IF-2, with protein sequence MSDQNDQDAAKNRLSLRPAGRLELGKTVDAGSVRQSFSHGRSKVVQVEVVKKRAPAPAAPTGATRPTGATPTAPRASGAAPPAASRSGAPARPGSGPARSGGGAPTVGRPLTAAEMATRQRVLEEQRRVEAAREREQRERQALMVRSAAEEAARRAEEEARAAEEAREAARQAEAEAAAAAREAARAPAAPEPEPAPAPAPAAARAPERAPAPASRPAPRAPQQPAPGMPGSTVRPGAQRVTPLAARAQPGPALRPSPSATTPAAKLSLGPPRVREEDDDRRGPARRTGPPGPGGARRVVAAPVKKTPLAGPRREGRIDVAAAMDGDDDRSRSMASVRRARERERRQQELARLRAGQERVVRDVIIPETITVQELANRMASRAGEVVKALFRMGVMATITQSIDADTAELVAQEFGHRVKRVSEDDVEVGLEGAVDEEGTQVPRPPVVTIMGHVDHGKTSLLDALRKTDVVAKEAGGITQHIGAYQVQTPSGVVTFIDTPGHEAFTAMRARGASVTDMVVLVVAADDGVMPQTIEAIKHARAANVPLIVAVNKIDKPGINLDRVRNELLQHEIVVESLGGETQEIQVSATKGTNLDKLLEAILLQAEILDLRANPDRAGEGTVIESKLDRGRGPVATVLVQKGTLKQGDIVVAGAEWGRVRALVDDKGKQIKTAGPSAPVEILGLSGVPAAGENFVAVENEIRAREVSEFRQRRARDKAAAALGAGRGTLNDMLARIQAGQQKEVAVVVKADVQGSAEAINVTLGKLGNDEVKVRVLHSAVGQITESDIQLAKASNAVVVAFNVRATSQAREMAQRDGVDIRYYSIIYQVSDDIEAIFKSRLAPVQRENFLGYAQILQVFEVKRIGKVAGCRVTEGVVKRGCGFRLIRDGVVIHEGELSTLRRFKDDVKEVTNGYECGMGFRNFDDIRVDDQIECFETETVAAA encoded by the coding sequence ATGAGCGACCAGAACGATCAAGATGCGGCGAAGAACCGGCTGAGCCTCCGCCCCGCGGGGCGGCTCGAGCTCGGCAAGACGGTGGACGCCGGAAGCGTGCGGCAGAGCTTCAGCCACGGCCGCAGCAAGGTGGTGCAGGTCGAGGTGGTGAAGAAGCGCGCGCCCGCGCCGGCCGCGCCCACGGGTGCCACGCGCCCGACCGGTGCCACGCCCACGGCCCCGCGCGCGTCCGGCGCCGCGCCGCCGGCGGCGTCGCGCAGCGGTGCGCCCGCGCGCCCCGGCAGCGGCCCCGCCCGCAGCGGCGGCGGCGCCCCCACCGTGGGCCGCCCGCTGACCGCGGCCGAGATGGCCACGCGCCAGCGCGTGCTGGAAGAGCAGCGCCGCGTCGAGGCCGCGCGTGAGCGTGAGCAGCGTGAGCGCCAGGCCCTCATGGTCCGCAGCGCCGCCGAGGAAGCGGCCCGCCGCGCCGAGGAAGAAGCCCGCGCCGCCGAGGAAGCCCGGGAAGCCGCCCGCCAGGCCGAGGCCGAAGCGGCCGCCGCCGCGCGCGAGGCCGCCCGCGCGCCCGCCGCCCCGGAGCCCGAACCCGCCCCCGCGCCGGCCCCTGCCGCCGCCCGTGCGCCCGAGCGCGCCCCGGCGCCCGCATCCCGTCCCGCGCCGCGCGCCCCGCAGCAGCCGGCCCCCGGCATGCCCGGCAGCACCGTGCGCCCCGGCGCCCAGCGCGTGACGCCTCTCGCGGCCCGCGCCCAGCCTGGCCCGGCGCTGCGGCCCAGCCCCTCGGCCACCACGCCGGCGGCCAAGCTCAGCCTCGGCCCGCCGCGCGTGCGCGAGGAGGATGACGACCGCCGCGGTCCCGCCCGCCGCACCGGCCCGCCGGGCCCTGGCGGCGCGCGCCGCGTCGTGGCCGCGCCCGTCAAGAAGACCCCGCTGGCCGGCCCCCGACGTGAAGGCCGCATCGACGTCGCCGCCGCGATGGATGGCGATGACGATCGCAGCCGCTCGATGGCCTCGGTCCGCCGTGCGCGCGAGCGTGAGCGGCGGCAGCAGGAACTGGCCCGGCTGCGCGCCGGCCAGGAGCGCGTGGTGCGCGACGTCATCATCCCCGAGACCATCACGGTCCAGGAACTCGCCAACCGCATGGCGTCCCGCGCGGGCGAGGTGGTGAAGGCGCTGTTCCGCATGGGCGTGATGGCGACCATCACGCAGTCCATCGACGCCGACACGGCCGAGCTGGTGGCGCAGGAATTCGGCCACCGCGTGAAGCGCGTCTCCGAGGATGACGTGGAAGTGGGGCTGGAAGGCGCCGTGGACGAGGAGGGGACGCAGGTGCCCCGCCCGCCCGTGGTGACCATCATGGGCCATGTGGACCACGGCAAGACCAGCCTGCTGGACGCGCTGCGCAAGACCGACGTGGTGGCGAAGGAGGCGGGTGGCATCACCCAGCACATCGGCGCCTACCAGGTGCAGACGCCCTCTGGCGTCGTCACCTTCATCGACACCCCGGGCCATGAGGCCTTCACGGCCATGCGCGCCCGTGGCGCGTCGGTGACGGACATGGTGGTGCTGGTGGTGGCCGCCGATGACGGCGTGATGCCGCAGACCATCGAGGCCATCAAGCACGCCCGCGCGGCGAACGTTCCGCTGATCGTGGCCGTCAACAAGATCGACAAGCCGGGCATCAACCTCGACCGCGTGCGCAATGAGTTGCTGCAGCACGAGATCGTGGTGGAGAGCCTGGGCGGTGAGACGCAGGAAATCCAGGTTTCGGCCACCAAGGGCACGAACCTCGACAAGCTGCTGGAAGCCATCCTGCTGCAGGCGGAAATCCTCGACCTGCGCGCCAATCCGGACCGCGCCGGCGAGGGCACCGTGATCGAGAGCAAGCTCGACCGCGGGCGTGGCCCCGTGGCCACCGTGCTGGTGCAGAAGGGCACGCTGAAGCAGGGCGACATCGTGGTGGCCGGCGCCGAATGGGGCCGCGTGCGCGCCCTGGTGGACGACAAGGGCAAGCAGATCAAGACGGCTGGCCCTTCGGCCCCCGTCGAGATCCTGGGCCTTTCGGGCGTGCCGGCGGCCGGCGAGAACTTCGTCGCGGTCGAGAACGAAATCCGCGCGCGGGAGGTCAGCGAATTCCGCCAGCGCCGCGCCCGCGACAAGGCGGCCGCGGCGCTCGGTGCCGGCCGTGGCACGCTGAACGACATGCTGGCGCGCATCCAGGCGGGCCAGCAGAAGGAAGTGGCCGTCGTCGTGAAGGCGGACGTGCAGGGCTCCGCCGAGGCGATCAACGTCACGCTCGGCAAGCTCGGCAATGACGAGGTGAAGGTCCGGGTGCTGCACTCCGCCGTGGGTCAGATCACCGAGAGCGACATCCAGCTCGCCAAGGCGTCCAATGCGGTGGTGGTGGCCTTCAATGTCCGCGCCACCAGCCAGGCGCGCGAGATGGCGCAGCGCGACGGCGTGGATATCCGCTACTACTCGATCATCTACCAGGTGTCGGACGACATCGAGGCGATCTTCAAGTCGCGCCTCGCCCCCGTCCAGCGCGAGAACTTCCTGGGCTACGCGCAGATCCTGCAGGTCTTCGAGGTCAAGCGCATCGGCAAGGTGGCCGGCTGCCGCGTGACCGAGGGCGTGGTGAAGCGCGGCTGCGGCTTCCGCCTGATCCGCGACGGCGTGGTGATCCACGAGGGCGAGCTTTCCACGCTGCGCCGCTTCAAGGACGACGTGAAGGAAGTCACGAACGGCTACGAATGCGGCATGGGCTTCCGGAACTTCGATGACATCCGCGTGGATGACCAGATCGAATGCTTCGAGACGGAAACCGTCGCCGCGGCGTGA
- the rbfA gene encoding 30S ribosome-binding factor RbfA, producing the protein MARSSSRGAGAAAGPSQRQLRVAEEIRHALAALFERADFRDPDLANARITVTEVRASPDLKHMTAFVSGLGRDLPPEQFAALKRAAPFLRSQIAKAVRLKYAPDLHFQPDTALDYALHMTRVLRQPEVARDLTPRPDSDEEG; encoded by the coding sequence ATGGCCCGTTCATCCTCCCGGGGGGCTGGCGCCGCCGCCGGCCCCTCGCAGCGGCAATTGCGCGTGGCCGAGGAAATCCGCCACGCCCTGGCCGCGCTCTTCGAACGCGCGGATTTCCGCGACCCGGACCTCGCCAATGCGCGCATCACGGTGACGGAGGTCCGCGCCTCGCCGGACCTCAAGCACATGACGGCCTTCGTCAGCGGCCTGGGCCGGGATTTGCCGCCGGAGCAGTTCGCGGCGCTGAAGCGCGCGGCACCCTTCCTGCGCAGCCAGATCGCCAAGGCGGTGCGGCTGAAATACGCGCCGGACCTGCATTTCCAGCCCGATACCGCGCTGGACTACGCCCTGCACATGACGCGGGTGCTGCGCCAGCCCGAGGTGGCGCGCGACCTGACCCCCCGCCCGGATTCCGACGAAGAGGGCTGA
- the truB gene encoding tRNA pseudouridine(55) synthase TruB produces MPRQFKKKPRGRDINGWLIVDKPSGIGSTDVVNKVKRAFDAQKAGHGGTLDPLATGLLPIAFGAATKTVPYVMDGTKVYHFTLRFGEARDSDDADGAVTETSEARPTDEAIRAALPAFTGDIMQIPPIYSAIKINGERAYDLARDGQEVVLEARPARVDRFELIARPDADTAIFEVQSGKGVYMRSLARDLARAVGTVGHIAALRRLRVGPFLEAHAVPLDKIAGSGDTPPPSLDVLLPFATALADIPALAVTEGEAARLGFGQALSLVEFMGRVPPDADPDGGLVRVVAGERFVGLCRLEEGMLRPERLMADAIRAA; encoded by the coding sequence ATGCCCCGCCAATTCAAGAAAAAGCCCCGCGGCCGTGACATCAACGGCTGGTTGATCGTGGACAAGCCCAGCGGGATCGGAAGCACCGATGTCGTGAACAAGGTGAAGCGCGCCTTCGACGCGCAGAAGGCGGGCCATGGCGGCACGCTGGACCCGCTGGCGACCGGCCTGCTGCCCATCGCCTTCGGCGCCGCCACCAAGACCGTGCCCTATGTGATGGACGGCACCAAGGTCTATCACTTCACGCTCCGCTTCGGCGAAGCCCGCGATTCCGACGATGCCGATGGCGCGGTGACGGAAACGAGCGAGGCCCGCCCCACGGACGAGGCCATCCGCGCGGCGCTGCCGGCCTTCACCGGCGACATCATGCAGATCCCGCCCATCTATTCCGCCATCAAGATCAATGGCGAGCGCGCCTATGACCTGGCGCGCGACGGGCAGGAGGTGGTGCTGGAAGCCCGCCCCGCCCGGGTGGACCGCTTCGAGCTGATCGCGCGGCCCGATGCCGACACCGCCATCTTCGAGGTGCAGTCGGGCAAGGGCGTCTACATGCGCAGCCTGGCGCGGGACCTGGCGCGCGCGGTCGGCACGGTGGGCCACATCGCCGCCCTGCGCCGCCTGCGGGTCGGCCCCTTCCTGGAGGCGCATGCCGTGCCCCTGGACAAGATCGCGGGAAGCGGCGATACGCCTCCTCCTTCACTGGACGTCCTGCTTCCGTTCGCGACCGCGCTGGCCGACATCCCGGCACTGGCCGTCACGGAAGGGGAGGCCGCCCGTCTCGGCTTCGGCCAGGCCTTGAGCCTGGTGGAATTCATGGGACGGGTTCCGCCCGACGCCGACCCCGATGGGGGCTTGGTGCGCGTGGTGGCAGGGGAGCGGTTCGTGGGCCTGTGCCGTCTCGAGGAAGGGATGCTCAGGCCCGAAAGGCTGATGGCCGACGCCATTCGGGCGGCCTGA
- the rpsO gene encoding 30S ribosomal protein S15 encodes MSITAERRSALIQEYAQKPGDTGSPEVQVAILSERISNLTEHLKTHAKDFHSRRGLLVLVGQRRGLLDYVKRKDRARYEALIGRLGLRR; translated from the coding sequence ATGTCGATCACCGCCGAGCGCCGCAGCGCGCTCATCCAGGAATACGCCCAGAAGCCGGGCGATACGGGCAGCCCCGAGGTGCAGGTCGCGATCCTGAGCGAGCGCATCTCCAACCTGACCGAGCACCTCAAGACCCACGCCAAGGATTTCCACAGCCGCCGCGGCCTGCTGGTGCTGGTTGGCCAGCGCCGTGGCCTGCTGGACTATGTGAAGCGCAAGGACCGGGCCCGCTACGAAGCGCTGATCGGGCGGCTCGGCCTGCGCCGGTGA
- a CDS encoding NAD(P)H-dependent flavin oxidoreductase, which translates to MKAINTIRMGGVDVLPLVEGGKGVAVSNGLTAGAWAAAGGVGTFSAVNADSYDAEGRTIRQVYHGTTRRDRHEELVAYGIAGGIAQAREARDVGGKDARIHANILWEMGGAERVIRGVLEGAKGLVNGITCGAGMPYKLADIARDFGVHYYPIVSSARAFSALWKRSYSKVSEWLGGVVYEDPWLAGGHNGLSNSEDPRKPEAPYERVRKLREQMRAFGLDATPIIMAGGVWWLEEWEDWIDNPELGPIAFQFGTRPLLTKESPISDAWKKRLTELQPGDVLLQPFSPTGFYSSAVRNDFLAELEARNERQVAYTMEPVGEHTAELGIGPRKRLVWLTPGDRARAEAWLAAGYTEAMRTPDSTLIFVTPEKSREIVADQVACMGCLSHCRFSNWTQIEPDYSTGKKADPRSFCIQKTLQDIAHDGSLQDNLMFAGHNAYRFGSDPFYSNGFVPTVRQLVDRIMTGR; encoded by the coding sequence GTGAAGGCCATCAACACTATCCGCATGGGCGGCGTGGACGTGCTGCCCCTGGTCGAGGGCGGCAAGGGCGTCGCCGTCAGCAATGGGCTGACCGCCGGCGCCTGGGCGGCGGCCGGAGGTGTTGGCACCTTCTCGGCCGTCAATGCCGACAGCTATGACGCGGAAGGCCGGACCATCCGGCAGGTCTACCACGGCACCACCCGCCGCGACCGGCACGAGGAACTCGTGGCCTATGGCATCGCCGGCGGCATCGCCCAGGCGCGCGAGGCGCGGGATGTGGGCGGCAAGGATGCCCGCATCCACGCCAACATCCTGTGGGAGATGGGCGGCGCCGAGCGCGTGATCCGCGGCGTGCTGGAGGGGGCGAAGGGCCTCGTCAACGGCATCACCTGCGGCGCGGGCATGCCCTACAAGCTGGCCGACATCGCGCGCGATTTCGGCGTTCACTACTACCCCATCGTGTCCTCCGCCCGCGCCTTCTCGGCGCTGTGGAAGCGCAGCTATTCCAAGGTGAGCGAATGGCTGGGCGGCGTGGTCTATGAGGACCCCTGGCTGGCCGGTGGCCATAACGGGCTGTCCAACAGCGAGGACCCCCGCAAGCCTGAGGCCCCCTATGAGCGCGTCCGCAAGCTGCGCGAGCAGATGCGCGCCTTCGGCCTCGACGCCACCCCCATCATCATGGCCGGCGGCGTCTGGTGGCTGGAGGAGTGGGAGGACTGGATCGACAACCCCGAGCTCGGCCCCATCGCCTTCCAGTTCGGCACCCGCCCGCTGCTGACCAAGGAATCGCCCATCAGCGACGCCTGGAAGAAGCGCCTGACGGAGCTCCAGCCCGGCGACGTGCTGCTGCAGCCCTTCTCGCCGACCGGCTTCTATTCCAGCGCCGTCCGCAACGACTTCCTGGCCGAGCTGGAAGCCCGCAACGAGCGCCAGGTGGCCTACACCATGGAGCCTGTGGGCGAGCACACGGCCGAGCTCGGCATCGGGCCGCGCAAGCGCCTGGTCTGGCTGACCCCCGGGGACCGCGCCCGTGCCGAGGCCTGGCTGGCGGCGGGCTACACCGAGGCGATGCGGACGCCGGACAGCACGCTCATCTTCGTGACGCCCGAGAAGTCGCGCGAGATCGTGGCCGATCAGGTGGCCTGCATGGGCTGCCTCAGCCATTGCCGCTTCAGCAACTGGACGCAGATCGAGCCCGACTATTCCACGGGCAAGAAGGCCGACCCGCGCAGCTTCTGCATCCAGAAGACCCTGCAGGACATCGCCCATGACGGCAGCCTGCAGGACAACCTGATGTTCGCGGGCCACAACGCCTATCGCTTCGGCAGCGACCCCTTCTACTCCAACGGCTTCGTGCCGACGGTCCGCCAGCTGGTGGACCGGATCATGACGGGGCGTTGA
- a CDS encoding YgaP family membrane protein — MFATNVGGVDRMLRVAVGLALIIATLAGLIGLWGWVGMVPLATGLLRTCPLYTLLGIRTCPVAKGA; from the coding sequence ATGTTCGCAACCAATGTGGGCGGCGTGGACCGGATGCTGCGGGTCGCGGTGGGGCTGGCGCTGATCATCGCCACCCTGGCCGGGCTCATCGGCCTCTGGGGCTGGGTGGGCATGGTGCCGCTGGCCACGGGGCTGTTGCGGACCTGCCCGCTCTACACGCTTTTGGGCATTCGGACCTGCCCAGTGGCAAAAGGGGCCTGA
- a CDS encoding ArsR/SmtB family transcription factor, whose translation MLPAALPPEMEARAGEAAQLLRLLANERRLLLLCHLITEGEVTVGRLAEMVGLSQPAISQHLARLRADGLVATRRAATTIHYRVADPRVGRIILTLRDIFCPPG comes from the coding sequence ATGCTCCCCGCCGCGCTGCCGCCTGAGATGGAGGCGCGCGCGGGCGAGGCCGCGCAATTGCTGCGCCTGCTGGCCAATGAACGTCGGTTGCTGCTGCTCTGCCACCTCATCACCGAGGGCGAGGTGACCGTGGGGCGGCTGGCCGAGATGGTGGGGCTGTCGCAGCCCGCCATTTCCCAGCATTTGGCGCGGCTCAGGGCCGATGGGCTGGTGGCCACGCGCCGTGCGGCCACCACCATCCATTACCGCGTGGCCGACCCGCGGGTGGGCCGCATCATCCTGACCCTGCGGGACATCTTCTGCCCGCCGGGCTGA
- a CDS encoding M35 family metallo-endopeptidase → MTRFTTQQTFSAGTGQLVVMTRPSTPIAVFASAKTALSLARTFLRRTTAALQTTNGPRDHAALAARYFLTPPTRIDAASLGTILQILTQTKTGLAADVTIKTGDLVGSGDDDVNGEVSALTGGVATKPYHNTVTDLSTGTSDLMGAIKIEDARLMSGKFGVKTLIHEATHKYAGTDDYCYFKDDGVTPDGPFNSQAQALINADSYAWFTVQLGSSLKG, encoded by the coding sequence ATGACGCGGTTCACCACCCAACAGACCTTCAGCGCCGGCACCGGCCAGCTGGTGGTCATGACGCGGCCCTCGACCCCCATCGCCGTCTTTGCCAGCGCGAAGACGGCGCTGAGCCTGGCCCGCACCTTCCTGCGACGCACCACGGCGGCGCTGCAGACCACCAACGGCCCGCGTGACCATGCGGCGCTGGCCGCGCGGTATTTCCTGACGCCGCCCACGCGGATCGACGCCGCTTCGCTCGGCACCATCCTGCAGATCCTGACCCAGACGAAGACGGGGCTGGCGGCGGACGTCACCATCAAGACCGGCGACCTGGTGGGCAGCGGCGATGATGACGTGAATGGCGAGGTGAGCGCCCTGACCGGCGGCGTCGCCACCAAGCCCTACCACAACACCGTGACCGACCTCAGCACCGGCACGAGCGACCTGATGGGCGCCATCAAGATCGAGGATGCGCGGCTGATGTCGGGCAAGTTCGGCGTGAAGACGCTGATCCATGAGGCCACGCACAAATATGCCGGCACGGACGACTACTGCTATTTCAAGGATGACGGGGTGACGCCGGATGGCCCGTTCAACAGCCAGGCACAGGCCCTGATCAATGCCGACAGCTACGCCTGGTTCACGGTGCAGCTCGGCAGCAGCCTGAAGGGGTAG
- a CDS encoding cupin domain-containing protein, which translates to MPVPQLDDDKVRVIRWDFEPGAETGFHRHGWLYVVVPMMDGTLHIEFPDGSTTEAQLKAGVAYSRPAGVEHNVVNAGPGPLSFVETEVKAWPG; encoded by the coding sequence GTGCCCGTGCCCCAGCTGGATGACGACAAGGTCCGCGTCATCCGCTGGGATTTCGAGCCCGGCGCGGAAACGGGCTTCCACCGCCATGGCTGGCTTTATGTCGTGGTGCCGATGATGGATGGCACGCTGCACATCGAATTCCCCGATGGCAGCACCACCGAGGCGCAGCTCAAGGCCGGGGTGGCCTATAGCCGCCCGGCCGGGGTGGAGCACAATGTGGTCAATGCCGGCCCCGGCCCGCTGAGCTTCGTGGAGACCGAGGTCAAGGCCTGGCCGGGCTAG
- a CDS encoding dihydrodipicolinate synthase family protein has product MKDALFGGVNAAVLTAMREDFSPDLDRMAAHAKWLLANGCNGLGILGTTGEANSFSAKERMAILEGLIARGVPASTMMPGAGVSSITETVELTQHARAQGCRGVLLLPPFYYKNPSDDGIFAFFDEVAKRVGGGIALYLYNFPQQSAVPFSLNVIGRLLDAHPGVFKGVKDSSGDYANMKAMIDAFASRGFEVYSGSDEFLQKILAEGGAGCITAASNGNSHWGGIVYAKRTGPEADAAQAMLTATRKAATSVALIPGLREIIARSTGDAGWRTIRPPHLPLSQADADKAWAAWEAAGALPLPGLMKQAAE; this is encoded by the coding sequence ATGAAGGATGCCCTGTTCGGCGGCGTGAACGCCGCGGTGCTGACCGCGATGCGCGAGGATTTCTCGCCCGACCTCGACCGCATGGCCGCGCATGCCAAGTGGCTGCTGGCCAATGGCTGCAATGGCCTCGGCATCCTCGGCACCACGGGCGAGGCCAACAGCTTCTCCGCGAAGGAGCGCATGGCCATCCTGGAAGGGCTGATCGCGCGCGGCGTGCCGGCCTCCACCATGATGCCGGGGGCCGGCGTCTCCTCCATCACCGAGACGGTGGAGCTGACCCAGCATGCCCGCGCCCAGGGCTGCCGCGGCGTGCTGCTGCTGCCGCCCTTCTACTACAAGAACCCCTCCGATGACGGCATCTTCGCCTTCTTCGACGAGGTGGCGAAGCGCGTGGGCGGCGGCATCGCGCTCTATCTCTACAACTTCCCGCAGCAATCGGCCGTGCCCTTCAGCCTGAACGTGATCGGCCGCCTGCTGGACGCGCATCCGGGCGTGTTCAAGGGCGTGAAGGACAGCTCGGGCGACTACGCGAACATGAAGGCCATGATTGATGCCTTCGCGTCGCGCGGCTTCGAGGTCTATTCGGGCAGCGACGAATTCCTGCAGAAGATCCTGGCCGAGGGCGGGGCGGGCTGCATCACCGCCGCCTCCAACGGCAATTCCCATTGGGGTGGCATCGTCTACGCCAAGCGCACGGGGCCCGAGGCCGACGCGGCCCAGGCCATGCTGACCGCCACCCGCAAGGCCGCGACCAGCGTGGCCCTCATCCCGGGCCTGCGCGAAATCATCGCGCGCAGCACCGGCGATGCCGGCTGGCGCACCATCCGCCCGCCGCACCTGCCGCTGTCCCAGGCCGATGCCGACAAGGCCTGGGCCGCCTGGGAAGCCGCCGGCGCCCTGCCCCTGCCGGGGCTGATGAAGCAGGCGGCGGAGTGA
- a CDS encoding YcgN family cysteine cluster protein, translating to MASEPPFWKTVPLERMTRAQWESLCDGCGRCCLHKLRDADTEELHHTDVACRLLDRATARCTDYANRRARVPDCIRLTPKRLAGMDWLPPTCAYRLLAEGRDLPDWHPLRSGDPESVVRAGVSVRGRTVAEREAGALEDHITTWPGDWPRRAGPRPLPGSLTEETAP from the coding sequence GTGGCCTCCGAACCGCCTTTCTGGAAGACCGTCCCGCTGGAGCGCATGACGCGCGCCCAGTGGGAAAGCCTGTGCGATGGCTGCGGCCGCTGCTGCCTGCACAAGCTGCGCGACGCCGACACGGAGGAACTCCACCACACCGACGTGGCCTGCCGGCTGCTGGACCGCGCCACGGCCCGCTGCACCGACTACGCCAACCGCCGCGCCCGCGTGCCGGATTGCATCCGCCTCACGCCCAAGCGGCTGGCGGGCATGGACTGGCTGCCGCCCACCTGCGCCTACCGCCTGCTGGCCGAGGGGCGGGATTTGCCGGACTGGCACCCGCTCCGCTCCGGCGACCCGGAGAGCGTGGTGCGGGCCGGCGTCTCCGTGCGCGGCCGCACGGTGGCGGAGCGCGAGGCGGGCGCGCTCGAGGACCACATCACCACCTGGCCGGGCGACTGGCCACGCCGGGCGGGGCCAAGGCCCCTGCCCGGCTCACTCACAGAGGAAACTGCCCCATGA
- a CDS encoding sugar phosphate isomerase/epimerase family protein, whose amino-acid sequence MSNTPALPLLGACLNVEDLPDHRDWLLEQPRDLELQDFCRSEVLDSDWRARAARAKALLEGHKGRLGIHGPFWGFTIASKDPEIRAVVRRRLDQGLDACAELGATMMVVHSPYTTWGYNNLGHDQAARQQVLDLCHDTMGAAVRRAESLGVVLVIENIEDKDPMERVLLARSFASAQVRVSVDTGHANYAHGSTGAPPVDHYITAAGELLDHVHLQDTDGYGDRHWVPGEGNIAWPAVFRAIAGVMAAHGTTPRLKLELKENARIREGAAFLAAAGLAR is encoded by the coding sequence ATGTCGAACACGCCCGCCCTTCCCCTCCTCGGCGCCTGCCTCAACGTCGAGGACCTGCCCGACCACCGCGACTGGCTGCTGGAGCAGCCACGCGACCTCGAACTCCAGGATTTCTGCCGCAGCGAGGTGCTGGACAGCGACTGGCGCGCCCGCGCCGCCCGCGCCAAGGCGCTGCTGGAGGGACACAAGGGCCGGCTCGGCATCCATGGCCCCTTCTGGGGCTTCACCATCGCCTCCAAGGACCCCGAGATCCGCGCCGTGGTGCGGCGACGGCTGGACCAGGGCCTCGATGCCTGCGCCGAACTGGGTGCGACCATGATGGTGGTCCACAGCCCCTACACCACCTGGGGCTACAACAATCTCGGCCATGACCAGGCGGCGCGGCAGCAGGTGCTGGACCTTTGCCACGACACCATGGGCGCCGCCGTACGGCGCGCGGAAAGCCTGGGCGTCGTCCTCGTCATCGAGAATATCGAGGACAAGGACCCGATGGAGCGCGTGCTCCTCGCCCGCAGCTTCGCCAGCGCCCAGGTGCGCGTCTCGGTGGACACGGGCCATGCCAACTACGCCCATGGCAGCACCGGCGCGCCCCCGGTGGACCACTACATCACCGCCGCCGGCGAGCTGCTGGACCATGTCCACCTCCAGGACACGGACGGCTATGGCGACCGCCACTGGGTGCCGGGCGAGGGCAACATCGCCTGGCCCGCCGTCTTCCGCGCCATCGCGGGCGTCATGGCAGCCCACGGCACCACGCCCCGCCTGAAGCTGGAACTGAAGGAGAATGCCCGCATCCGCGAGGGCGCGGCCTTCCTCGCGGCGGCAGGGCTGGCGCGCTGA